In the genome of Thermoleophilia bacterium, one region contains:
- a CDS encoding heme exporter protein CcmB, with translation MTPSRTAFAAILGKDLRTELRTMRSLPAMVLFAITTFIIFRYGLDRTSLSGSLAGGVLWTTLLFAAILGINRVFVSEQEEGGFDGFRLAPVDRTVLFTAKAAALFIYLSVLELVVVPTFAVFFLPQWSGLIPLIPVLAGANLGFAALGTLISSMAVNSRARDLLVPLLLLPLVVPLMIAATGASAPLLEPGGPGYDKFGTWLLVMGLYDGIFCLVGYAVFDFLLED, from the coding sequence ATGACACCCAGCCGCACCGCCTTCGCGGCGATCCTCGGCAAGGACCTGCGGACCGAGCTGCGCACCATGCGCTCATTGCCGGCGATGGTGCTGTTCGCGATCACCACTTTCATCATCTTCCGGTACGGCCTCGATCGGACCTCGCTCTCCGGCAGCCTGGCCGGTGGCGTGCTCTGGACGACCCTGCTCTTCGCCGCGATCCTTGGAATCAACCGGGTGTTCGTCTCGGAGCAAGAGGAGGGCGGCTTCGACGGGTTCCGGCTGGCGCCGGTAGACCGCACGGTGCTGTTCACCGCCAAGGCCGCGGCGCTGTTCATCTACCTCTCGGTCCTCGAGCTGGTCGTGGTGCCGACCTTCGCCGTCTTCTTCCTGCCGCAGTGGAGCGGATTGATCCCGCTGATTCCCGTCCTGGCCGGGGCGAACCTCGGTTTTGCCGCGCTTGGCACGCTGATCTCCTCGATGGCGGTCAATTCAAGGGCGCGGGACCTGCTGGTGCCGCTGCTGCTGCTGCCGCTGGTGGTGCCGTTGATGATCGCCGCCACGGGGGCGTCGGCTCCGCTCCTGGAGCCGGGTGGACCCGGGTACGACAAGTTCGGCACTTGGCTGCTGGTCATGGGTCTATACGATGGGATCTTCTGCCTCGTTGGTTATGCCGTATTCGACTTCCTCCTTGAAGATTGA
- the ccsA gene encoding cytochrome c biogenesis protein CcsA — protein MSGRGLKALSIATVVILIAGFALAIFWAPLDADQGFKQKIFYLHVPLAIVALIGFVAGGIEGFRHLRSGDRRHDANSYVFIHLSVVFGVAVLVTGAIWAKASWGHWWVWDEPTLVSFLIVFLLYCT, from the coding sequence ATGTCTGGTCGCGGCCTCAAAGCACTCTCGATAGCCACGGTGGTGATTCTCATCGCCGGCTTTGCCTTGGCCATCTTCTGGGCGCCGCTCGATGCCGACCAGGGCTTCAAGCAGAAGATCTTCTATCTCCACGTGCCGCTGGCGATCGTCGCGTTGATCGGCTTCGTCGCCGGCGGGATCGAAGGCTTCCGTCATCTGCGCAGCGGCGACCGCCGCCACGACGCGAATTCTTACGTCTTCATCCACCTTTCGGTCGTTTTCGGCGTAGCCGTCCTGGTGACCGGCGCGATCTGGGCCAAGGCCTCGTGGGGACACTGGTGGGTCTGGGACGAGCCGACCCTGGTCAGCTTCCTGATCGTCTTCCTCCTCTACTGCAC
- a CDS encoding ABC transporter ATP-binding protein, with translation MEAGSREDEIAIRLRGLCRDYGDRPALQDLDLDLPAGASLVVLGPNGSGKSTLLRIVATLLRPTRGEATVLGNKLPKESWKLRGQIGYLGHEPLLYKDLTGRENLELQAKLHGLKADEAGRRIDAGLEAMEMSRRADGRVSEYSAGMRQRIAICRAVLHQPSLLLLDEPDSNLDPEGRELAHDLIGPSPGRTRVLVSHEPERAKAEADAVLTLGRSGRAVELIS, from the coding sequence ATGGAAGCGGGTTCCCGAGAAGACGAAATTGCGATTCGCCTGCGCGGCCTCTGCCGTGACTATGGCGACCGGCCCGCGCTTCAGGACCTCGACCTCGACCTGCCGGCCGGCGCCTCGCTGGTCGTGCTCGGTCCGAACGGTTCCGGCAAGAGCACCCTGCTGCGCATCGTCGCCACCCTGCTGCGCCCGACCCGGGGCGAGGCGACGGTGCTCGGCAACAAGCTGCCGAAGGAGAGCTGGAAGCTGCGCGGCCAGATCGGTTACCTCGGACACGAGCCGCTGCTCTACAAGGACCTGACCGGCCGCGAGAACCTCGAACTCCAGGCGAAGCTCCACGGGCTGAAAGCGGATGAAGCCGGCCGCCGGATCGACGCCGGCCTCGAAGCGATGGAGATGAGCCGGCGGGCCGACGGCCGGGTCAGCGAGTACTCGGCCGGCATGCGGCAGCGGATCGCGATCTGCCGGGCCGTGCTCCACCAGCCCTCGCTCCTGCTGCTCGACGAGCCCGACTCGAACCTCGACCCCGAGGGCCGCGAGCTGGCGCATGACCTGATCGGACCGTCGCCGGGGCGGACCCGGGTGCTGGTCTCGCACGAACCGGAGCGCGCCAAGGCCGAAGCCGACGCCGTGCTGACCCTCGGCCGCAGCGGTCGCGCAGTGGAGTTGATCTCATGA